From Medicago truncatula cultivar Jemalong A17 chromosome 7, MtrunA17r5.0-ANR, whole genome shotgun sequence, a single genomic window includes:
- the LOC11434165 gene encoding GDSL esterase/lipase At1g09390 encodes MSFGGVLWISMTICIFFSSVSLALSVSSGCSSKPAVVFVFGDSNSDTGGLVSGLGFPVNLPNGRTFFHRSTGRLSDGRLVIDFLCQSLNTRFLTPYLDSMSGSTFTNGANFAVVGSSTLPKYLPFSLNIQVMQFQHFKARSLQLATSGAKNMINDQGFRDALYLIDIGQNDLADSFTKNLSYVQVIKRIPTVITEIENAVKSLYNEGGRKFWVHNTGPFGCLPKLIALSQKKDLDSFGCLSSYNSAARLFNEALYHSSQKLRTELKDATLVYVDIYAIKNDLITNATKYGFTNPLMVCCGFGGPPYNFDARVTCGQPGYQVCDEGSRYVSWDGIHYTEAANTWIASKILSTAYSTPRIPFGFFCH; translated from the exons ATGAGTTTTGGCGGTGTTCTATGGATATCTATGACTATATGCATCTTCTTCTCTTCCGTTTCTTTAGCTTTGAGTGTGAGTAGTGGATGCAGTAGTAAACCAGCAGTTGTATTCGTGTTCGGTGATTCCAACTCGGATACGGGTGGACTCGTTTCTGGACTCGGTTTCCCTGTCAATCTTCCAAATGGTCGTACTTTCTTTCACAGATCCACTGGTCGTTTGTCTGATGGACGCCTCGTTATCGACTTTCTCT GCCAAAGTTTGAATACAAGATTTTTGACCCCATACTTGGACTCCATGTCTGGATCCACATTCACAAATGGAGCAAACTTTGCGGTGGTTGGATCCTCTACCCTCCCAAAATATCTTCCTTTCTCTTTAAATATACAGGTCATGCAGTTCCAACATTTCAAAGCTCGTAGTCTTCAACTTGCTACCTCAG GTGCAAAAAATATGATCAACGACCAAGGCTTCCGGGATGCACTATACTTGATTGATATTGGGCAAAATGACCTTGCTGATTCATTTACCAAAAATCTGTCATATGTGCAAGTCATCAAGAGGATCCCAACAGTTATCACTGAAATTGAGAATGCTGTTAAG AGTTTGTATAATGAAGGTGGAAGGAAATTTTGGGTTCACAATACCGGGCCCTTTGGCTGTCTTCCTAAATTAATTGCACTGTCTCAGAAGAAGGATCTGGATTCATTCGGATGTCTTTCTAGTTACAATTCTGCTGCAAGATTGTTTAACGAAGCACTGTATCATTCAAGTCAGAAATTAAGAACTGAATTGAAGGATGCTACCTTAGTCTATGTTGATATTTATGCCATTAAGAATGACCTCATCACAAATGCCACCAAATATG GTTTCACAAATCCGCTAATGGTATGCTGCGGCTTTGGAGGGCCACCTTATAATTTTGATGCAAGAGTGACATGCGGTCAACCTGGTTATCAAGTTTGTGATGAAGGATCACGGTATGTGAGTTGGGATGGAATCCATTATACCGAGGCTGCAAATACATGGATAGCTTCAAAGATACTATCGACAGCTTATTCCACGCCACGCATACCTTTTGGTTTCTTCTGTCACTGA